From a region of the Thiorhodovibrio winogradskyi genome:
- a CDS encoding site-specific DNA-methyltransferase: MTRDLFADPQQDYREAVQFYQHDIDWTNRLILGDSLQVMASLAHREDLAGKVQMIYIDPPYGIKFGSNFQPEVGNRDVKDKEDNMIREPEMVRAYRDTWHLGVHSYLAYLYQRLLIAHDLLSESGSIFVQISDENLHSVRQIMNEVFGSINYLNIIPFSKTSGVTTAFLASNVDFLIWYAKDRYKADYYQLFSDKESVGGGAGTYSWLDSPSAPRRGMSAAEKRSEVKLPSDAKRYKPDNITSQGNPITKFSFQGKLYAQAWKTDKEGVGLKRLGMAGRLHVARNSLQYVRFLTDFPCIPVTQLWDDTQTGSFTEDKAYVVQTAAKVIERCLLMTTKPGDLILDPTCGSGTTAHVAEQWGRRWITIDTSRVAVAIARQRLLTAKFDFYEVKGRESDDRETASPEPLGTDPHPGFIYKTVPHITLKSIAQNTHLDPIFAQHEPILDARLADCNAALAGVSAETRAALQAKLAFKQKKEGKRAITDADRRRWLLPPANRDPKVTLTVNAQFPGWYHWEVPFDTDPDYPHALSEAITAYRAAWRAKMDAVNACIAANATSEELVDQPQIRRGVVRVSGPFTVEAVQPPEVSLADDSTTSPAGLFAGEPDALPDTFGDSTATTAQGEVATSNAAAYLDRMLHLLRLDGVRFPDNREQRFSRLESLAGQGNPLHAEGRWTPAGQTDPDPDGAATVGVVFGPQYGSVSAKMVEEVIRPAGRVYDDLVIAAFSFDGPAQAAIEEGHPRLRIHMAHIRPDVNPAMDGLLKEQPGAQLFSVFGQPRTRLDGPDDQGQYRVVMEGVDIYNPVTNEITPSRGDKVAAWFLDGDYDGRTFCITQAFFPDRTAWDKLARALKTLVDGERFAALSGTKSLPFPPGKHQHVAVKVIDPRGNEVMQVHGLLP, from the coding sequence GTGACCCGCGATCTGTTTGCCGACCCGCAGCAGGATTACCGCGAGGCGGTGCAGTTCTATCAGCACGACATCGACTGGACCAACCGGCTGATCCTGGGCGATTCGCTCCAGGTGATGGCATCGCTCGCCCATCGCGAGGATCTGGCTGGCAAGGTGCAGATGATCTATATCGATCCGCCGTATGGGATCAAGTTTGGGTCGAATTTTCAGCCGGAGGTAGGCAATCGAGACGTAAAAGACAAGGAAGATAACATGATTCGCGAACCAGAAATGGTTCGAGCTTACCGCGATACATGGCATTTGGGCGTACATTCTTACTTGGCATATCTTTATCAACGATTATTGATTGCTCACGATCTGCTTTCTGAATCTGGAAGCATTTTTGTGCAAATTTCGGATGAAAATCTTCACTCTGTACGTCAGATAATGAACGAGGTGTTCGGTAGCATCAATTACTTGAATATAATTCCTTTCTCAAAGACCAGCGGCGTGACCACTGCTTTTCTTGCAAGCAATGTTGACTTTCTAATTTGGTATGCAAAAGACAGATATAAAGCAGATTATTATCAGTTATTTAGCGATAAAGAATCTGTTGGCGGAGGCGCTGGCACATATTCCTGGTTAGATTCGCCGTCAGCCCCTCGTCGCGGAATGAGTGCTGCCGAAAAGAGAAGCGAAGTGAAGCTACCGTCTGATGCAAAGCGTTACAAACCGGACAACATTACAAGCCAAGGCAATCCGATCACGAAATTTTCCTTCCAAGGAAAACTTTATGCGCAGGCATGGAAAACTGACAAGGAAGGTGTTGGCCTGAAGCGACTCGGAATGGCCGGGCGTCTACATGTCGCCCGAAATTCTCTACAGTACGTTCGTTTCTTGACTGATTTTCCTTGCATCCCAGTAACTCAACTTTGGGATGACACTCAAACCGGCAGCTTTACCGAAGATAAGGCTTATGTGGTTCAAACGGCCGCGAAAGTTATCGAGCGCTGCCTTCTGATGACTACCAAACCAGGCGATCTTATCCTCGATCCCACCTGCGGCTCCGGTACGACCGCCCATGTCGCCGAACAATGGGGCCGGCGCTGGATCACCATCGACACCAGCCGCGTCGCTGTCGCCATCGCGCGGCAACGTCTGCTGACCGCGAAGTTCGATTTCTATGAAGTCAAGGGCAGGGAGAGCGACGACCGCGAGACGGCCTCGCCCGAACCCTTGGGCACCGACCCGCACCCCGGCTTCATCTACAAAACCGTCCCCCACATCACGCTCAAAAGCATCGCCCAGAACACCCATCTCGACCCGATCTTTGCCCAGCACGAACCCATCCTGGACGCCCGGCTCGCCGACTGCAACGCGGCCCTAGCCGGCGTCTCAGCCGAGACCCGCGCCGCGCTCCAGGCCAAGCTGGCATTCAAGCAAAAGAAAGAGGGCAAGCGCGCCATCACCGACGCGGATCGACGCCGCTGGCTGCTGCCGCCCGCCAACCGAGACCCCAAGGTCACGCTCACCGTCAATGCCCAGTTCCCCGGTTGGTATCACTGGGAAGTCCCCTTCGACACCGACCCTGACTATCCACACGCACTGAGCGAGGCGATCACCGCCTATCGCGCCGCTTGGCGCGCCAAGATGGATGCGGTCAACGCCTGCATCGCCGCCAATGCGACCTCCGAGGAACTGGTCGATCAGCCCCAGATCCGGCGCGGCGTGGTGCGGGTCTCCGGCCCCTTCACGGTCGAAGCAGTCCAGCCGCCCGAGGTGTCGTTGGCGGATGATTCCACCACCAGTCCGGCCGGTCTATTCGCTGGCGAGCCTGATGCGTTGCCGGATACCTTCGGCGACTCCACCGCCACCACCGCGCAAGGCGAAGTCGCGACCAGCAACGCGGCGGCCTATCTGGATCGGATGCTGCACCTACTGCGCCTGGATGGCGTGCGCTTCCCTGACAACCGCGAACAGCGCTTCTCGCGGCTGGAGTCGCTGGCGGGGCAAGGCAACCCGCTTCATGCCGAGGGTCGCTGGACGCCCGCCGGACAGACCGACCCCGATCCGGATGGCGCGGCCACCGTCGGCGTGGTGTTCGGCCCGCAATACGGATCGGTCTCCGCCAAGATGGTCGAGGAGGTCATCCGCCCGGCCGGGCGGGTCTATGACGATCTGGTTATCGCTGCTTTCTCCTTCGACGGCCCAGCCCAGGCGGCCATTGAGGAAGGACATCCGCGCCTGCGCATTCACATGGCTCATATTCGCCCGGACGTGAATCCGGCCATGGATGGGTTGCTGAAAGAACAGCCCGGCGCGCAACTGTTCTCGGTCTTCGGTCAACCCCGCACCCGCCTGGACGGCCCGGACGACCAGGGCCAATACCGTGTCGTCATGGAGGGTGTGGACATCTACAACCCCGTCACCAACGAAATCACCCCCAGCCGGGGCGACAAGGTCGCGGCCTGGTTCCTGGATGGCGACTATGACGGGCGCACCTTTTGTATCACTCAAGCCTTCTTTCCCGACCGCACGGCTTGGGACAAGCTGGCGCGCGCGCTGAAAACCCTGGTTGATGGCGAGCGCTTCGCGGCCCTATCTGGCACGAAATCCTTGCCGTTCCCACCCGGAAAGCATCAGCACGTGGCGGTCAAGGTGATCGACCCGCGCGGGAATGAGGTGATGCAGGTGCATGGATTGCTGCCATGA
- a CDS encoding tyrosine-type recombinase/integrase, with protein sequence MATITERTDGTGARTYRVEVRLKGHPRQSATFTRKTDAKKWAQQNEAAIREGRHFKTIKSRRHTLADLIDRYIRDVLPRPPRKSKRPRSSRSISIITSQLQWWRDELGAYILADVTPAKIVEARDKLSRTVKRDGTPMSPSTVVRYMAPLSHAFGVAVREWGWIDDSPMRKVERPAEPDGRVRFLSDDERESLLGACRGSRNPWLYLAVLLALSTGMRKSELTGLRWPDVDFKNARITLRETKNGEIRVVPLTGQALALLKDHAKIKRLDTDLVFPGQARPPKPVQPMDFRAAWDAALKRAEIQDFHFHDLRHTTASYLAMNGASLAEIAEVLGHKTLAMVKRYAHLSEAHTASVVERMNARYLAED encoded by the coding sequence ATGGCCACTATCACCGAACGCACAGACGGCACCGGCGCGAGAACCTATCGTGTCGAAGTCCGACTCAAAGGGCATCCGAGACAGAGCGCCACTTTCACCAGAAAGACCGACGCCAAAAAGTGGGCTCAGCAAAACGAAGCCGCGATTCGCGAAGGACGCCATTTCAAAACGATCAAGTCTCGGCGACACACGCTTGCGGATCTGATTGATCGCTACATCCGAGATGTCTTGCCGCGCCCTCCTCGCAAATCGAAGCGCCCTCGCAGCTCGCGCAGCATCTCCATCATCACGTCTCAGCTTCAGTGGTGGCGTGACGAGTTGGGCGCCTACATCCTCGCGGACGTGACTCCCGCCAAGATCGTCGAGGCTCGAGATAAGCTGTCCCGCACGGTCAAGCGAGACGGAACGCCCATGTCACCCTCGACCGTCGTCCGTTACATGGCACCCCTTTCCCATGCCTTTGGTGTCGCAGTCCGCGAATGGGGATGGATCGACGACTCCCCAATGCGAAAGGTGGAGCGCCCCGCAGAACCCGATGGGCGCGTCCGTTTCCTATCTGACGACGAGCGCGAATCATTGTTGGGCGCTTGCCGGGGTTCCCGCAACCCATGGTTGTACTTGGCCGTCTTATTGGCGCTATCGACTGGAATGCGAAAAAGCGAACTCACCGGTCTGCGCTGGCCGGATGTGGATTTCAAAAACGCCAGAATCACTCTACGAGAAACAAAGAACGGCGAAATTCGCGTGGTCCCCCTGACCGGCCAAGCACTCGCCCTGCTCAAAGATCATGCCAAGATCAAGCGACTGGACACCGACCTAGTTTTTCCAGGGCAGGCGCGCCCACCAAAACCTGTGCAGCCCATGGACTTTCGCGCGGCATGGGATGCGGCACTAAAGCGCGCCGAAATTCAGGATTTTCATTTTCACGACCTACGTCATACGACCGCTTCCTACCTTGCGATGAATGGCGCGAGTCTCGCCGAAATCGCTGAGGTACTCGGGCACAAGACCCTCGCCATGGTGAAACGCTACGCGCATCTAAGCGAAGCGCACACAGCCAGCGTAGTAGAGAGAATGAACGCGCGTTATCTTGCGGAGGACTAA
- a CDS encoding ImmA/IrrE family metallo-endopeptidase translates to MADSPETVEVPEQEIAQSLLGELLEKSRSYHKSDAFKELLDFAVKLRNFAPFNAFLLHLQRPGLRFAASAYDWAERHGRSIKEGACPLIILWPFGPVALVYDIADTEGPPLPAAVANAFSASGKIDSQHMTRFAKRLGNRGIDVRFIAYGDGLAGFVQPATEQPMQAVRRSKSDKEKPDYRVRVNANHDPNVQFATLAHELAHLYLGHLGADTYLKIPDRSQAKHNQQELEAEAVSYLVCRRNGISSQSEQYLADYVREHTSVEKMDLDAILRSAGQIEALLGIGEQTRFGPRKPGKKRPKSAKT, encoded by the coding sequence ATGGCAGATTCGCCGGAAACTGTTGAAGTCCCCGAGCAGGAAATTGCCCAGTCGCTGCTCGGTGAGCTACTGGAGAAGAGCCGCTCCTACCACAAATCGGATGCTTTCAAGGAACTGTTGGATTTTGCGGTCAAGCTGCGCAATTTCGCGCCATTCAATGCGTTCTTGCTCCATCTGCAACGGCCCGGACTGCGCTTTGCCGCCTCGGCCTATGACTGGGCTGAACGCCACGGGCGCAGCATCAAGGAAGGCGCCTGCCCGCTGATCATTCTCTGGCCGTTCGGCCCCGTCGCGCTGGTCTATGACATCGCCGACACCGAAGGCCCGCCCTTGCCGGCAGCCGTGGCCAATGCCTTTTCCGCCAGCGGCAAGATCGACAGCCAGCACATGACGCGCTTCGCCAAACGCCTCGGCAACCGGGGCATCGATGTCCGCTTCATCGCTTATGGCGACGGGCTAGCCGGTTTCGTGCAGCCCGCTACCGAGCAGCCGATGCAGGCGGTCCGCCGATCCAAATCCGATAAGGAAAAACCAGACTATCGGGTGAGGGTCAACGCAAACCATGATCCAAACGTGCAGTTCGCCACACTCGCCCATGAACTCGCGCACCTCTATCTTGGACATCTCGGCGCCGACACCTACCTGAAGATTCCGGATCGAAGTCAGGCCAAGCACAACCAGCAAGAGCTTGAAGCCGAAGCGGTCTCCTACTTGGTATGCCGCCGCAACGGCATCAGCTCGCAGTCCGAGCAGTATCTTGCCGACTATGTGCGCGAGCACACGTCAGTCGAGAAGATGGATTTGGACGCCATCCTCCGCAGCGCTGGACAGATTGAGGCTCTGCTTGGTATCGGAGAACAGACTCGGTTTGGGCCGAGGAAACCCGGGAAGAAGCGACCAAAAAGCGCCAAAACCTGA
- a CDS encoding TRAP transporter substrate-binding protein has product MQRRDFIKAAGVAAITAGASTQAGQAHAKEKPEYSWKMVTTWPKNFPGLGTGANHLAELIGQMSGGRIEVKVYGATELVPAFEVFDAVSAGTAEMGHGAAYYWKGKSEAAQFFTTVPFGLTAQEMNGWLYHGGGMELWRELYAKFNLVPAPAGNTGVQMAGWFNKEINSLEDLKGIKMRIPGLGGEVLKRAGGTPVNLPGGEIFTSLQSGAIDATEWIGPYNDLAFGLYKAAKYYYYPGWQEPGTTLEAMIHKPSFDKLPDDLKVIVMTACKAINLDMLSEYMARNPAALDTLVEEHGVDVRPLPADVVARLRGLSGEVVAEIAEQDEFSKRVYASYQKFLKQSQAWSKISEYGYLTARDHAG; this is encoded by the coding sequence ATGCAACGTAGAGACTTCATTAAAGCTGCCGGAGTTGCCGCAATCACGGCTGGCGCGAGTACCCAGGCCGGGCAGGCCCATGCCAAGGAGAAGCCAGAGTATTCCTGGAAGATGGTGACCACCTGGCCAAAGAATTTTCCAGGGCTGGGCACGGGGGCCAATCATCTCGCTGAACTCATCGGCCAGATGAGCGGGGGCCGTATTGAGGTCAAGGTCTATGGTGCGACAGAACTGGTCCCGGCGTTCGAGGTGTTCGACGCCGTCTCCGCCGGTACCGCCGAGATGGGCCATGGCGCCGCCTATTACTGGAAAGGCAAGAGCGAGGCGGCGCAGTTTTTCACCACGGTGCCTTTTGGCCTGACCGCGCAGGAAATGAACGGCTGGCTCTACCATGGCGGTGGCATGGAGTTGTGGCGTGAGCTCTACGCCAAGTTCAATCTGGTCCCGGCCCCGGCGGGTAACACCGGCGTGCAGATGGCTGGCTGGTTCAATAAGGAAATCAATTCGCTCGAAGACCTCAAAGGCATCAAAATGCGCATTCCGGGCCTCGGTGGCGAGGTGCTCAAGCGCGCGGGTGGAACCCCGGTCAATCTGCCGGGCGGGGAGATTTTTACCTCCCTGCAGTCCGGTGCCATCGATGCCACCGAATGGATTGGGCCTTATAACGATCTGGCCTTTGGTCTCTACAAGGCGGCGAAATACTATTATTACCCCGGCTGGCAAGAGCCCGGCACCACGCTGGAGGCCATGATCCACAAGCCTAGCTTCGATAAGCTGCCGGATGATCTCAAAGTGATTGTGATGACAGCCTGCAAGGCGATCAATCTCGACATGCTCTCGGAGTACATGGCACGCAATCCGGCGGCACTCGACACCTTGGTTGAAGAGCACGGTGTTGACGTGCGCCCGCTTCCGGCGGATGTGGTGGCCAGGCTGCGCGGGTTATCGGGAGAGGTGGTGGCGGAGATTGCCGAGCAGGATGAATTCTCCAAGCGGGTCTATGCCTCCTATCAAAAGTTTTTGAAGCAGTCGCAGGCGTGGAGCAAGATTTCGGAATACGGCTACCTGACCGCGCGCGACCACGCTGGCTAG
- a CDS encoding ParB N-terminal domain-containing protein, giving the protein MVDPAIQQRIEIDANLVGDYAETIANWQSTSPLTVYRDQDGVCWLADGFHRHAAATKAGLDCVTVEVRQGDKRDAIRHSLSANARHGARRGAADLLKAYQTAVAMQFCAPDDARVVAELLCCSERHARDLTATARNQAKERQRETILNLVSTGLSQREVANQLGISVGLVNATVQKRNTAKTERIVADIAPTSAKSDAGAADPQRDHLSDWQRGLLRRLDGQAMLNGRAPVAAALQSWLAEVAP; this is encoded by the coding sequence GTGGTCGATCCCGCCATTCAACAGCGGATCGAGATCGACGCCAATCTGGTTGGCGACTATGCCGAGACGATAGCGAACTGGCAAAGCACCTCCCCACTAACGGTCTATCGCGATCAGGATGGCGTTTGCTGGCTAGCCGATGGTTTTCACCGCCATGCAGCGGCTACCAAGGCCGGTCTGGATTGTGTCACTGTGGAGGTGCGCCAAGGCGACAAGCGCGACGCCATCCGCCACTCACTAAGCGCAAATGCCCGCCATGGAGCAAGACGCGGCGCGGCTGATCTTTTGAAAGCCTATCAAACCGCTGTCGCCATGCAGTTTTGCGCGCCCGATGATGCCCGCGTGGTTGCCGAGCTGTTGTGCTGTTCTGAGCGGCACGCGCGCGACCTAACCGCCACCGCCCGGAACCAAGCCAAGGAGCGCCAGCGCGAGACCATTCTCAATCTTGTGAGCACCGGCTTGTCGCAACGGGAGGTCGCGAACCAATTGGGTATCTCGGTCGGACTGGTCAATGCCACCGTTCAGAAACGGAACACTGCCAAAACTGAACGCATCGTTGCAGACATCGCACCGACTAGCGCCAAGTCGGACGCCGGCGCGGCTGATCCCCAGCGCGATCATCTGAGCGACTGGCAACGCGGGTTACTGCGGCGACTTGACGGCCAAGCGATGCTCAATGGTCGCGCCCCCGTCGCTGCGGCGCTGCAATCCTGGTTGGCGGAGGTGGCGCCATGA
- the queA gene encoding tRNA preQ1(34) S-adenosylmethionine ribosyltransferase-isomerase QueA — protein MTRRDFHYALPPELIAQRPLPERGASRMLALDGQTGAIRDMRFRDIGSLLRPGDLLVFNNTRVIPARLFGHKDTGGRVELLIERLTGKREALAHVRASKSPRIGSRIRLQGTEVLEVRGRQGNLYVLAALDHELTTLLARHGHVPLPPYIERADDATDAERYQTVFARHAGAVAAPTAGLHFDTALLDQLKTRGIACAELTLHVGAGTFQPVRVEHLDAHQMHAEWLEVSTELVTAVAAAKARGGRVIAVGTTSVRSLETAAAGGELKAFRGDSRLFIRPGYRFRVVDAMLTNFHLPESTLLMLVSAFAGYDHIMTAYRHAVAERYRFFSYGDAMFLTPQ, from the coding sequence CTGACCCGCCGGGATTTTCACTACGCATTGCCGCCCGAGCTCATTGCCCAGCGGCCGTTGCCAGAGCGCGGCGCTAGCCGGATGTTGGCGCTTGACGGTCAGACTGGGGCCATCCGGGACATGCGGTTCCGTGACATCGGCAGTCTGCTGCGACCGGGTGACCTGCTGGTGTTCAATAATACCCGAGTGATACCGGCGCGACTCTTCGGCCATAAAGACACCGGTGGCCGGGTTGAGTTGCTGATCGAACGCCTGACCGGCAAGCGCGAGGCCCTGGCGCATGTGCGTGCGAGCAAATCGCCGCGCATCGGCAGCCGTATTCGCTTGCAAGGCACGGAGGTGCTCGAAGTGCGGGGGCGTCAGGGCAATCTCTATGTACTTGCGGCCCTGGATCACGAGCTCACAACCCTGCTCGCGCGCCATGGTCATGTCCCCCTGCCGCCCTACATTGAGCGCGCCGACGATGCCACCGACGCCGAGCGCTATCAAACGGTCTTCGCTCGCCATGCCGGCGCCGTGGCCGCGCCAACGGCCGGGCTACATTTTGATACCGCGCTGCTTGACCAGCTCAAGACCAGGGGCATTGCCTGCGCTGAGCTGACCCTGCATGTGGGCGCTGGCACCTTCCAGCCGGTGCGGGTGGAGCATCTCGATGCGCATCAGATGCACGCCGAATGGCTGGAGGTCAGCACCGAGCTGGTCACGGCGGTTGCCGCGGCCAAGGCCCGTGGCGGGCGGGTGATTGCAGTGGGCACCACCAGCGTGCGCAGCCTGGAGACCGCGGCCGCGGGTGGCGAGCTCAAGGCGTTCCGCGGCGACAGCCGGCTGTTCATCCGCCCCGGTTATCGCTTCCGCGTGGTCGATGCCATGCTGACCAACTTTCATCTGCCAGAATCCACCTTGCTGATGCTGGTGTCCGCCTTTGCTGGCTATGATCACATCATGACTGCATACCGTCACGCGGTGGCGGAGCGCTATCGGTTTTTCAGCTACGGGGATGCAATGTTCCTGACCCCTCAATAA
- the uvrD gene encoding DNA helicase II, which yields MDVSRILDPLNPAQREAVSASGGNVLVLAGAGSGKTRVLVHRIAWLLRVEGLQPWAVLAVTFTNKAAREMRSRIEEMLEQPVGGMWVGTFHGLAHRFLRAHWQDAKLPQQFQILDSDDQFRLIKRILKTLELDEARWPPRQIQGYINKHKDEGRRAGHLDDGGDFYEQQLIRVYRDYEDACARGGLLDFADLLLRTHELLRERPDILHHYRTRFGALLVDEFQDTNAIQYAWLRLLSGDKDNLFLVGDDDQSIYGWRGARVENIQSFQRDYPNTQVVRLEQNYRSSGNILAAANALIANNPTRLGKELWTEDSAGEPVRLYSAFNEIDEARFVAERVRRGCAEEGMRRSECAILYRTTAQSRLFEEALMQLGLPFRVYGGQKFFERAEIKDALAYLRLLANPDDDAACERVLNVPARGIGTRTVEILRDHARAARCSLWRAAGDALGSQLLPARATGALRQFIDLIRAMQQANQDQSLADLTLQTIDASGLPAHYEKAKDGRGIDRLENLEQLVEAARRFEGELEDDNADPLGSFLAHAALEAGEGQADGHEDAVQLMTLHSAKGLEFPLVFVTGVEEGLFPHSMSADDPDRLEEERRLCYVGMTRAMQQLYLTHAESRRLHGREEYPMPSRFLREVPVALIEEVRAHGGQRRPGPVLGGAPTAGGFHLGEQVVHPKFGTGVVLNSEGAGASARIQVNFEAVGQKWLVLAYARLERAAG from the coding sequence ATGGATGTTTCACGAATTCTCGATCCCCTAAACCCCGCCCAACGCGAGGCGGTGTCCGCCAGTGGCGGCAATGTGCTGGTCCTGGCCGGCGCCGGCTCGGGCAAGACCCGGGTGCTGGTGCATCGCATCGCCTGGCTGCTGCGGGTGGAGGGTCTGCAGCCCTGGGCGGTGCTAGCGGTCACCTTCACCAACAAGGCTGCGCGGGAGATGCGCTCGCGTATCGAGGAGATGCTCGAGCAACCGGTCGGCGGCATGTGGGTTGGCACCTTCCATGGTCTGGCGCATCGGTTCCTGCGCGCGCACTGGCAGGACGCCAAGCTACCGCAGCAGTTCCAGATTCTCGACTCGGACGATCAGTTCCGGCTCATCAAACGCATCCTCAAAACGCTCGAGCTGGACGAGGCACGCTGGCCGCCCCGCCAGATTCAGGGCTACATCAACAAGCACAAGGACGAGGGGCGCCGCGCTGGTCATCTCGACGATGGCGGGGATTTTTACGAACAGCAGCTCATCCGCGTCTATCGCGACTATGAAGACGCCTGCGCGCGCGGCGGTCTGCTCGATTTTGCCGATTTGCTGCTGCGCACCCATGAGCTGCTGCGCGAGCGACCGGACATCCTGCACCATTATCGCACGCGTTTTGGCGCGCTCCTGGTCGATGAGTTCCAGGACACCAATGCCATTCAATACGCCTGGCTGCGACTGCTGAGCGGCGACAAGGACAACTTGTTTCTGGTCGGCGACGATGATCAGTCCATCTATGGCTGGCGTGGCGCGCGGGTGGAAAATATCCAGAGCTTTCAGCGCGATTATCCCAACACCCAGGTGGTGCGCCTGGAGCAAAACTATCGCTCCAGCGGCAATATTCTGGCCGCCGCCAACGCGCTCATCGCCAATAATCCCACTCGTCTGGGCAAGGAACTCTGGACCGAGGACAGCGCCGGCGAGCCGGTGCGTCTGTATTCGGCCTTCAATGAAATCGACGAGGCGCGCTTTGTCGCCGAGCGCGTGCGCCGTGGTTGTGCCGAGGAGGGCATGCGCCGCTCGGAATGCGCCATCCTTTATCGCACCACGGCCCAGTCGCGCTTGTTTGAAGAAGCCCTGATGCAGCTCGGCCTGCCGTTTCGCGTCTATGGCGGGCAGAAATTCTTCGAGCGCGCCGAGATCAAGGATGCGCTCGCCTATCTGCGCCTGCTGGCCAACCCCGATGACGATGCCGCCTGCGAGCGGGTGCTGAACGTGCCGGCGCGCGGCATTGGGACCCGCACGGTCGAGATATTGCGCGATCATGCGCGCGCGGCGCGCTGCTCCCTGTGGCGGGCGGCGGGCGACGCCCTGGGCAGCCAGTTGCTGCCGGCGCGCGCGACTGGGGCGCTGCGGCAGTTCATCGACTTGATCCGCGCCATGCAGCAGGCGAACCAAGACCAGTCGCTGGCGGATTTAACCTTGCAGACCATCGATGCCAGCGGCCTGCCAGCCCACTACGAAAAAGCCAAGGACGGGCGCGGGATCGACCGGCTTGAAAACCTGGAGCAGCTGGTCGAGGCGGCGCGTCGTTTCGAGGGCGAGCTCGAGGACGATAACGCCGATCCGCTCGGCAGCTTTCTGGCGCACGCCGCGCTCGAGGCCGGCGAGGGCCAGGCCGACGGCCATGAGGACGCGGTGCAGTTGATGACCCTGCACAGCGCCAAGGGGTTGGAGTTTCCCCTGGTCTTCGTCACGGGCGTGGAGGAGGGGCTGTTCCCGCACAGCATGTCGGCGGATGATCCCGACCGGCTCGAGGAAGAACGCCGCCTGTGCTATGTCGGCATGACCCGCGCCATGCAGCAGCTGTATCTTACCCATGCCGAAAGCCGCCGCCTGCATGGGCGCGAGGAGTATCCCATGCCCTCGCGCTTCCTGCGCGAGGTGCCGGTGGCGCTGATCGAAGAGGTGCGCGCCCATGGCGGTCAGCGGCGCCCGGGGCCGGTGCTCGGTGGCGCGCCAACGGCGGGCGGCTTTCACCTCGGGGAGCAGGTGGTGCATCCCAAGTTCGGCACCGGCGTCGTACTCAATAGCGAGGGCGCTGGCGCCAGCGCGCGTATTCAGGTTAATTTCGAGGCCGTGGGGCAAAAATGGTTGGTGCTGGCTTACGCTCGTCTTGAGCGTGCCGCAGGATGA